The following is a genomic window from Acidimicrobium ferrooxidans DSM 10331.
GCGGAGGCGAAGGGGGCCAACGCCATCCTCGCTTTCCGCTTCGACACCAGCGAGCTCGGCGACATCTGGACCGAGATCTGCGCCTACGGCACCGCCGTCACGGTCGTCGCGAAGAGCTGAACCCTCGTCCCCGACGCCGTCGGGCGACCCACCGCGGGCATTGGGGCCGGCCGTGGCCCCAACGCCGGACGGACCCGCAAACCTAACGTGCGTTGAGCGAGCGCGCGCGTCGGCCACTCAGTGGCCCCCCGAGCAGCGCGGAGAACGCGCAGATGTTGATGAGGCCGGCCAGGATCGGCACGAGACCGACGATCGCCACCACGGTTCGCGCGGTGCCATGGGCGAGGGTAAGCGCGAGGGCGATGATGACGAGCCCGGCGACGACCCGACCCGCACGCCCCGCTGGGCGCGCCATCTGGCATGCCATCTGGGTTCCAACCTTGGTTGCCATGACTCCTCCTTGGGTTCGCCTGGCCATCAACCAGGCTCACCCATCCTTCGGAGCCGTCCACGTCCGCGGATGGATCCCGACGCCACACCATCGCCCTAGCGTCGGCGAACATGCCAGCGCGCGAGGCGAGCGTCCTCCTCGCACGGCACGACGTCAGGGGCGCCGGAGCAGGGCTGCGACCCCCTGGCCAACCCCCACGCACATCGTGACGAGGGCGTAGCGACCGTCGCGAGCACGGAGCTCGTGTGCCGCCGTCAGGGCCAGACGAGCACCGCTCGCGCCCAGAGGATGGCCGAGGGCAATGGCTCCACCGTTCGGATTGACGAGATCGTCGTCGGGATCGGTCGGCAAGCCAAGTTCACCGAGGCAAGCCAGCGACTGCGCCGCGAACGCCTCGTTCAACTCCACCACGTCGAGGTCGGCGACACCGAGGCCGAAGCGCTCGAGCAAGCGCCTCGACGCAGGGACCGGGCCGATGCCCATGATCCTCGGCGGCACGCCGGCCGTCTGGCCGCCGACGATCTCGCACCACGGCTCGAGTCCGTAACGCGCGAGGGCGGCGTCGCTCGCCACGACCACGGCACTCGCGCCGTCGTT
Proteins encoded in this region:
- a CDS encoding YgaP family membrane protein, producing MATKVGTQMACQMARPAGRAGRVVAGLVIIALALTLAHGTARTVVAIVGLVPILAGLINICAFSALLGGPLSGRRARSLNAR